From Psychroflexus torquis ATCC 700755, the proteins below share one genomic window:
- a CDS encoding histone deacetylase family protein: MLKIALHPIYKHPLPEGHRFPMDKYDLLPKQLLHEGTCEPENFFEPQINLDNETYIQSVHTSDYLEQLYNISIEPRVARKIGFPLSAELVKRERIITNGTIEACNYALEYGVSMNIAGGTHHAYSDHGEAFCMLNDQAIAAHYLLQNKLAKQILVVDLDVHQGNGTAEIFQKDDRVFTFSMHGKSNYPFKKEISDLDIPMEDNCDDDQYLETLKVTLPKLIDQVKPDFIFFLSGVDILSTDKLGKLGCSVAGCKKRDEFVFEQCLQREIPVEVSMGGGYSKDIKTIIDAHANTYRTAQQIYF, encoded by the coding sequence ATGCTCAAAATAGCTTTACATCCCATTTATAAACATCCACTACCCGAAGGGCACCGCTTTCCAATGGATAAGTATGATTTGCTTCCCAAGCAATTGCTTCACGAGGGTACGTGTGAACCAGAAAATTTCTTTGAGCCACAAATAAATCTCGACAATGAAACTTATATACAGTCTGTCCATACCTCAGACTATTTAGAGCAACTGTATAACATTAGTATAGAACCAAGAGTCGCTCGTAAAATTGGGTTTCCATTGTCTGCAGAATTGGTTAAAAGAGAAAGAATAATTACCAATGGCACTATTGAAGCCTGTAATTATGCTTTAGAATATGGTGTTTCTATGAATATTGCTGGAGGGACTCACCATGCTTATTCAGATCATGGGGAAGCTTTTTGTATGTTAAACGATCAAGCTATTGCCGCTCACTATCTCTTGCAAAATAAGTTGGCAAAGCAAATTCTTGTTGTTGATTTAGACGTCCACCAAGGGAATGGAACAGCAGAAATTTTTCAAAAAGACGATAGAGTGTTTACCTTTTCTATGCACGGAAAAAGTAATTACCCGTTCAAAAAGGAGATTTCAGACTTGGATATTCCCATGGAAGACAATTGCGATGATGACCAGTATTTAGAGACTTTAAAAGTGACTTTGCCGAAACTTATAGATCAGGTGAAACCAGACTTTATATTCTTCCTTTCTGGAGTAGATATTTTGAGTACTGACAAATTGGGAAAACTAGGTTGCAGTGTGGCTGGCTGTAAAAAAAGAGATGAATTTGTTTTTGAGCAGTGTTTACAACGAGAAATTCCTGTTGAGGTGAGTATGGGCGGAGGCTATTCTAAAGATATAAAAACCATTATAGATGCGCATGCCAACACTTACCGTACGGCACAGCAGATCTATTTTTAG